CGCGGGGCGAGAAGCAGGCGGAGAAGCTCTTGGTGCCGGACGTCTCCCGGCAACTCGCCGACAACGCCGAGCAGACCCTCAAGCAGATGGGCTTCAGGGTCCGGCGGCAGGAGACGCCGTCCGCGGAGGTCGAGAAGGGCATGGTCATCCAGACCACGCCGGGTGCGGGGCAGCAGGCCACCCGGGGCTCCACGGTCGTCATGTACATCTCGTCCGGTCCCGAGTCGGTCCCGGTGCCGAGAGTGGTGGGCCAGACCGAGGAGGACGCGGTCCGCACGCTGGAGGGTGCCGGCCTGGAGGTCCAGGTGCAGATGAGGCCGCCCATGCCCGGTGAGACGCCGGGCACGGTCGTGGGCCAGACGCTGGAGGGCCAGCAGGTCCCGCCGGGCACCACGGTGATCATCACCGTGGCGCAGATCGCCGACGGCGGCAACCCGAACGACCCGCCCAACGACTGACGTTCCGAACGACGAGACCCCGGCCTCCACGAGGAGGACCGGGGTTTCGGCGTTCGAGGGCCGGGCATGAGGGCCCGGGCATGAAGGAGGGCTTCCGCCACTCGGGGGCAATGGCGGAAGCCCTCAGTGGGAGATTCGTAAGTTAGGCCCCTTTTGTTACACCGCTCGGCCGATTTTTTCCCGGCGGTGTCCGTGCCATGGGCTCAGACCGGGCTGCCGCAGGTCGCGAGCCAGTTGCCCAGCAGTCGGTGGCCGCCCTCCGACAGCACCGACTCGGGGTGGAACTGGACGCCCTCGACGGGGGCCGAGCGGTGGCGGAGGCCCATGATGACGCCGTCCGGGGTGCGGGCGGTGACCTCCAGGGCCTCGGGGATGCCATCGGGCTCCACGGCCAGCGAGTGGTACCGCGTGGCCGTGAACGGGTCGGGCAGGCCCGCGAGGACCCCACGGCCGTCGTGGTGGATCGGGCTGGTGTAGCCGTGGAGGAGTTCGGGCGCCCGGGAGACCCGCCCGCCGTGGACGTGGGCGATGATCTGGTGGCCGAGGCACACGCCCAACAGGGGCGTCCGGCGGCGTACGGCGTCGCGGACGAGGGCGCGGCAGACGCCGGTGTCGGCCGGATGGCCCGGGCCGGGGCTGAGGAGCACGCCGTCGACCTCGGCGGTGTCGCCCGGGGTGACGTCCGAGCGGTCCTTCACCCGGCAGTCCGCGCCGAGCTCCAGCAGGTACTGGACGATGTTGAAGACGAAGCTGTCGTGATTGTCCACGACCAGGACGCGCGGGGCCATGCGGGGCTCTCAGCGGTCGCCGGGAGTGGACGTGACGGCCGGGTCGCCGCGGTGCTCCACGGTGTTCCGGTCGAACTGGACCTTCGACTCCGCCCACGGGAACACGGCGTACCAGAGGAGCAGGAGGACGGCGAGCGCCAGCGCGACGGCGATCGCCGCCCGCACGGGGCCCTCACCGGGCAGGTTCCGCCAGATCCAGGCGTACATCGGGTGCTCCTCCTCTTCAGGTCGCCGTGGCGGCCCGGGCTCGCCGTGGGCGTTGCTCGATCAGGGTGCCGAACACGATGAGCCGCTTGGCGGCCGAGTACTTCGGATGGCAGGTGGTGAGCGTGATCAGGCGCTCGGTGGGCTTGCGGCGGGGATGGAACGGCACCGGGGCGGTCACCTCCACCGTGGAGGGCTTCACGATGCGGTGGCCGGTGACCCGGTAGACGTACTGGGTCCGGCGCGTGTCGACCAGGATACGGTCGCCCGGGTCGAGCTTGTCGAGGCCGTTGAACGGCGCCGAGTAGGTGGTCCGGTGGCCGGAGAGCACGAAGTTGCCGACCTGCCCCGGCAGGGCGCTGCCCGGGTAGTGCCCGGGGCCCTTGCGGAGGTCCTTCGCCCCGACACCCTCGATGACCACGTACTTGTAGTCGTCGCCGAGCCGGGGGATGCGCAGCAGCGCCAGGCCCTTGCCGAGCTTGACCCGTTCGGTGGTGACCTTCTTGGTGGGGACGCTCCAGGACTCCAGCAGCTCGTCGTTGAGCCGGTCCTGTTGCTCCTGGGTGTACCGCCCGGTGCCCCACAGCTCATAGGTCATGAAGAGCAGCAGGATCAGGCCCGCCGTGATGCACAGTTCGCCCAGGCCGCGGATGATGGCTCGCAGTGTTCCGTCCCCGTTCCGGTCTCGTGGCCGAGTGTCCCCCACGAGTATCCGGGACGGCGCATGCGATCGTGGTGATAGACGGGGGTGGAATAATGCTTCACCGTGCGCGTGTGCGTCTGTGGTCTCGCTCCACCGGCCGTCCGGGCGTACGCTGCTCACCAGCGACTACGCTGTCCGACAAAGCACGCATGCGCGGACCGTCGCGCGCCCGCCGTCCGCCCGAGGAGAACGAGCCACCGTGGCCAAGTCGAAAGTGCGCAAGAAGGCCGTCTACACGCCGCCGCAGAAGTCCCAGAAGGTCGAGGTCAGCCCGCGTTGGCTGGTGCCGACGATGCTGGCCCTGTGGCTGGTGGGCCTGGCCTGGATCGCCACCTTCTACGTGACGGCGAGCACCAGCACCGACGTACCGGTGATGACGGATCTGGGCAACTGGAACCTGGGCATCGGGTTCGGGGCCATCATCATGGGCGTGATCCTCTCCACCCGCTGGCGGTAGCCGCGGGTTACCCACGTTCGGCCGTTCCCAATCCACGAAAGTTATCCACAGGCTGTGGATGACGGGTGGGGGTGTGGATGACGGCCGGCCCGCCGGGGCCCCGCGGCCGTTCCTCCGCCGCGGGACCGCCCGGCGTTCTCAGATCACGGTGATCCCGGCCAGTTGGGACGTCTTGATCGCCACCAGTGCGGCGAGCAGCACCAGCATGCCCGCCGTCGCCCCCGCGTGCAGCAGGGTCCGCCGCCGTTCGTCGCCGCGGCCCGGCGGCAGGAACGCGTACCCGGTGGCCAGCGCGGCGCCGACGATCAGGCCGCCCACATGGCCCTCCCAGGAGATGCCGTCCACGGTGAACGTGATCACCAGGTTGAGGGCCAGCAGGAACACGATGCCGCCCGCCGGGGCCCGCAGTCGCTTGGCGACCACGAAGAACGCCCCGAACAGCCCGAAGATCGCCCCGGACGCGCCGACCGCCGCGCCCGCCGGATCGACCAGGTAGAGCAGCACCGAGCCGCCCAGCGCCGACAGCAGGTACAGCGAGGTGAACCGCCACCTGCCGAGCACCTGCTCCAACTGGGGGCCGATCGCCCACAGCGCCCACATGTTGAACACGATGTGGGCCAGACCGAAGGACGCCTCGGGCGGCGAGTGGAGGAAGGCCGAGGTGATCAGCCGGTACCACTCGCCGTCGGCCACCCCGCCGGGGTGCACGATCCCGAACGGGTCGGTGGCGACGCCGAGCATCGCGTACTCGTTCACGATCCGGGACGAGGTGACCTCGGCGACGTAGGCCAGCACGTTCAACGCGATCAGGGTGTAGGTGACCACCGGGGTCGCCGAGACCTGCCCGCCGAAGATCGTGCGTGGCTGCCGCACGTCGCGGTGGCCCTCCCGCACGCACTCGACGCACTGGTGGCCCACCGCCGCGTCCCGCATGCAGTCAGGGCAGATGTACCGGTCGCACCTGGTGCACCGGACATAGGTCTCCCGTCCCGGATGGCGGTAACAGGTCGGTGCCTCGGTGGGCACCCCGGGGGCCTCTGCGTTCACCGGTCACGCTCCTCGCGGGGGCACGAACGCACGGGAAGTGTTCACACCCTGTATTACGACTGACGACGCTCGATCGTCACCGAGTCGATCGTAATGTCCTTGGCCGGCCGGTTGCGCGCTCCCGTGGAAGCCTTCGCGATCTGGTCGACCACGTCGGTGCCGGAGATCACCTCGCCGAAGATCGTGTGCCCGCCGGTCAGGTGCGCGGTCTGCTCCACCGACAGGGTGATGAAGAACTGCGAGCCGTTGGTGTTGGGCCCGGCGTTGGCCATGGCCAGCAGGTACGGCCGGTCGAACGCGAGCCCGTTGTCGGTCTCGTCCTTGAACTTGTAGCCCGGGCCGCCGGTGCCGGTGCCCAGCGGGTCGCCGCCCTGGATCATGAAGCCGTCGATGACCCGGTGGAAGATCGTGCCGTCGAACAGCGGCTCGGTGGACGGGCGACCGGTGCGCGGGTCGGTCCACTGACGCGAACCCTCGGCCAGGCCCACGAAGTTCGCCACCGTCTCGGGGGACTGCTCGGGGAACAGCCTGAGCACGACCGGCCCCAGGGTGGTGTTCATGGTCGCGATGATGTCCTCAGCCATCGTTGGCCGCCTTCCTTCGTCGTATGCCCGCACCTCGTCCCGGGACACGGTCCGCGGGCCGCCGGGAGCGCGGGCCGAACCCGCCTACAGTGCGTGATCGCATCATCCCATGGGGGACTCATGGTCGCGCCTCCGGCCCGACGGCGGCCGGTCCTGGTTTACCTCGCGCGTCGAGGGAAGGGTGTCCGGCGGGACCTCGCAAATACGGAGGTAAGTGTGTCCTCTTTGATCTCAGTCCGCCGGAAGCCGCAGGTCCGGATCGACACCACGCGACTGAACCGCATGCAGGAGGCGGCTCGTCAGGGCGCCGGCACCGCGGTCGAACGGATCGGCCCCGCGGCGCAGCGCTCCCGCGAGTACGCCGCCGACCGCATGCTGGACGCGCGTGGCTGGGGAGCCCCCCGGCTCGAACGTGCGGCGGGTTACGTCGAGCAGGATCTGGCGCCGAGGGTGAGCGCCTTCCTCGCCGACACGGCCCACCGGATCGAACCCCCGAAGCCCCAGCGCCGCGCTCGCAACGCGGGGCTGGTGATGCTCGCCACGGTGGCCGCCCTGGGCATGGCGGGGGCCGCCATGACGCGTAAGAACGCCGAGCAGTCGCACTCCGAGCACGCGGCGGAGCCGTCCCCGGTCGACGACGGAGGCGTCTCCTCGCGTTAGCGCGCAGGTACGTCCGGGTATGGGTCCGCCCTCGTAGGGGGGCGGGCCCGTCCACATGGGCGCCTACCAACGGGTAGCGTGTCCGCATGTCGCTGAAACTCGTTCTGGCCACGCGGGCCCGGCGTCTCCTCCACTCGGCCGTCAACCGTGGCTGGGAGTGGGTTCAACGGCACGGCGAGATCACGCCGTCCACCCTGGGCCGGCGGCGGTTCGCCCACTTCGGCGAGGGCGCCTGCATCGGCTTCCCCACCGGGGCCATCTACGGCGAGCCGTGGATCTCCATCGGGGACCACACCTTGATCGGCACCCACTGCACGATCTCTGCGGGCTTCGTCCCGGGGCTGGACCTGGGTCCCGACCTGGTGGTGCGGATCGGCGGGAGCTGCTCCCTGGGCCGTGGCACCCACATCGTGGGCCACCAGTCCATCGTGATCGGCGACGACGTGTTCACGGGCCCGAACGTCTACATCACCGACCAGAACCACAGCTACGGCGACCTCGAGGTCCCCATCGGCCGGCAGTGGCCGGAGAACAACCCGGTGGAGATCGGGGACGGCTGCTGGATCGGCACCGGCGCGATCATCCTCCCCGGCACCCGGCTCGGCCGGAACGTGGCGGTGGCCGGCGGCGCGGTGGTGCGCGGCGAGTTCCCCGACAACTGCGTGATCGGCGGAGTCCCCGCCAAGATCCTCCGCCACCACGACCCCGTGGAGGGCTGGCTGCCGCCCATGCGCCCGCGGACGCCTTCGGTGACCAAGGAGGAGTTCACGATGCTGTCGGTGTGCGGCCACGAGGGTCTGCAGGTCATGCAGGACCGACTCCGCGAGGAGACCGCCGGCATCCTTCAGGAACGCCTCCGCGAGGACGCCCAGGGCCTCAACGGCAACGGCCTGAACGGCCACACCCTGGCGAGCGAGAACGGCTCACCGGCGGCCTGAGGCGTTCTCAGGGGACGACCCCGACAAACAAGACAAACAAGGCGCACCACCCTCGCATTTTGCCCGGTCCCTCCAGGCGGACGGTCCGGAGCGCCAGCGGAGGACCGTTCGCCTGGAGATCTCAAGGACCGGGCGCGGGGGGTGTGGGGGGTCGCCCCCCCACAGACAACTAGCTAGTGCGTGCGTTGGGGTCGGCGGGGGCGGTCGCGGCGGTCTCCGTGGCCCTCCGAACCGGAGCCGGAGCCGGAGCCCGAGCCCGAGTCGCCGCCCCGGTAGCCCTGGCGGGCCCCCGGACGACGGCCTCGGCCGCCGGAGCGGCCACCGCCACCGCCGCCTCGGCCGCGGCGGGGCGACTCGGAGATGACGGGCTCGGGGACGGGGATGCCGCTCGGGGGACGGGCGCCGGTGAGCCGTACCAGCTCGGCGTCGCCCATGGTGACCTTGACGCGGGACGCCTCGACGCCGGCGCGGCGGGTCATCGCGGACGTGGAGCGCACCTGGTGGGGGAGCACCAGGGTGATGACGGTGCCGCGCTCGCCGGCGCGGGCGGTGCGGCCCGCGCGGTGCATGTAGTCCTTGTGGTCGGCCGGCGGGTCGATGTGCAGGACCAGGCTGATGTTGTCCACGTGGATGCCGCGCGCGGCGACGTCGGTGGCGACCAGCACGCTGATCGAGCCCTCGCGGAACTCGGCGAGGGTGCGGGTCCGGATCCCCTGGCTCTTGCCGCCGTGGAGCGCGCCGGCGCGGACGCCGACCTGGGCGAGCTGCTTGGCGAGGCGGTCGACGCCGTGCTTGGTCCGGGCGAAGAGGATCGTCCGGCCCTCGCGGTTGGCGATCTCGGCGGTGATGGCGCCCTTGTCGCGCGGGGCGATCAGGAGCAGGTGGTGCTCCATCGTGTCCACCGACTCGTCGACCGGCCCGATCGCGTGCCTGACCGGGTCGTTCAGGTACCGCCGGACCAGGACGTCCACGTCCTTGTCGAGCGTGGCGGAGAACAGCAGTCGCTGTCCGCCGGTCTGGGCGGCGTCGAGGATGTCGGTGACGTCGGGCAGGAAGCCCATGTCGGCCATGTGGTCGGCCTCGTCCAGGACGACGATCTCGATGTCGGACAGGTCGCAGGCGCCCTGTCGCATGAGGTCCTTGAGGCGGCCGGGGGTGGCCACCAGCACCTCGACACCGCGTCGGAGGGCGTCGATCTGCTTGAACATCGAGGTCTGACCGATGACGGTCTTGAACCGCAGGCCGAGCGATCGGCCGAGCGGCTCCAGGTTGGTCTGCACCTGCTGGGCCAGCTCGCGGGTGGGGACCAGGATCAGCGCGCGGGGCCGCTTGGGCTGCGCCTTGCGCCCGGCGATGCGGGCGAGCAGCGGCAGGCCGAACGCGAGCGTCTTGCCCGAGCCGGTCTTGCCGCGGCCGAGCACGTCGCGTCCGCCGAGGATGTCGGGGATGGCCGCCGCCTGGATCGGGAACGGGCTGTGGATCCCCTGGCGGCCCAGGGCGGTGATCAGATTT
The DNA window shown above is from Thermomonospora umbrina and carries:
- a CDS encoding anthranilate synthase component II, producing MAPRVLVVDNHDSFVFNIVQYLLELGADCRVKDRSDVTPGDTAEVDGVLLSPGPGHPADTGVCRALVRDAVRRRTPLLGVCLGHQIIAHVHGGRVSRAPELLHGYTSPIHHDGRGVLAGLPDPFTATRYHSLAVEPDGIPEALEVTARTPDGVIMGLRHRSAPVEGVQFHPESVLSEGGHRLLGNWLATCGSPV
- a CDS encoding class E sortase encodes the protein MGDTRPRDRNGDGTLRAIIRGLGELCITAGLILLLFMTYELWGTGRYTQEQQDRLNDELLESWSVPTKKVTTERVKLGKGLALLRIPRLGDDYKYVVIEGVGAKDLRKGPGHYPGSALPGQVGNFVLSGHRTTYSAPFNGLDKLDPGDRILVDTRRTQYVYRVTGHRIVKPSTVEVTAPVPFHPRRKPTERLITLTTCHPKYSAAKRLIVFGTLIEQRPRRARAATAT
- a CDS encoding cell division protein CrgA → MAKSKVRKKAVYTPPQKSQKVEVSPRWLVPTMLALWLVGLAWIATFYVTASTSTDVPVMTDLGNWNLGIGFGAIIMGVILSTRWR
- a CDS encoding rhomboid family intramembrane serine protease, with amino-acid sequence MNAEAPGVPTEAPTCYRHPGRETYVRCTRCDRYICPDCMRDAAVGHQCVECVREGHRDVRQPRTIFGGQVSATPVVTYTLIALNVLAYVAEVTSSRIVNEYAMLGVATDPFGIVHPGGVADGEWYRLITSAFLHSPPEASFGLAHIVFNMWALWAIGPQLEQVLGRWRFTSLYLLSALGGSVLLYLVDPAGAAVGASGAIFGLFGAFFVVAKRLRAPAGGIVFLLALNLVITFTVDGISWEGHVGGLIVGAALATGYAFLPPGRGDERRRTLLHAGATAGMLVLLAALVAIKTSQLAGITVI
- a CDS encoding peptidylprolyl isomerase, which produces MAEDIIATMNTTLGPVVLRLFPEQSPETVANFVGLAEGSRQWTDPRTGRPSTEPLFDGTIFHRVIDGFMIQGGDPLGTGTGGPGYKFKDETDNGLAFDRPYLLAMANAGPNTNGSQFFITLSVEQTAHLTGGHTIFGEVISGTDVVDQIAKASTGARNRPAKDITIDSVTIERRQS
- a CDS encoding acyltransferase, which encodes MSLKLVLATRARRLLHSAVNRGWEWVQRHGEITPSTLGRRRFAHFGEGACIGFPTGAIYGEPWISIGDHTLIGTHCTISAGFVPGLDLGPDLVVRIGGSCSLGRGTHIVGHQSIVIGDDVFTGPNVYITDQNHSYGDLEVPIGRQWPENNPVEIGDGCWIGTGAIILPGTRLGRNVAVAGGAVVRGEFPDNCVIGGVPAKILRHHDPVEGWLPPMRPRTPSVTKEEFTMLSVCGHEGLQVMQDRLREETAGILQERLREDAQGLNGNGLNGHTLASENGSPAA
- a CDS encoding DEAD/DEAH box helicase, which produces MTVVQAPGLEPENIAVPSFAELGLPENLITALGRQGIHSPFPIQAAAIPDILGGRDVLGRGKTGSGKTLAFGLPLLARIAGRKAQPKRPRALILVPTRELAQQVQTNLEPLGRSLGLRFKTVIGQTSMFKQIDALRRGVEVLVATPGRLKDLMRQGACDLSDIEIVVLDEADHMADMGFLPDVTDILDAAQTGGQRLLFSATLDKDVDVLVRRYLNDPVRHAIGPVDESVDTMEHHLLLIAPRDKGAITAEIANREGRTILFARTKHGVDRLAKQLAQVGVRAGALHGGKSQGIRTRTLAEFREGSISVLVATDVAARGIHVDNISLVLHIDPPADHKDYMHRAGRTARAGERGTVITLVLPHQVRSTSAMTRRAGVEASRVKVTMGDAELVRLTGARPPSGIPVPEPVISESPRRGRGGGGGGRSGGRGRRPGARQGYRGGDSGSGSGSGSGSEGHGDRRDRPRRPQRTH